The genomic stretch CATGTAGCTGAAGCATATAGACGTTCATTAATTTCACtcaatttaattgtttgtttttgtttttttgccgaGCAAAACTTTTCTCTAGTGGATGGACATTTCGATAACCTGAGCAAAAACAATCTTTATACCACACCTGTACAGCGgacacacaaaaatattgtgtaaCTTTTAACTTTGATgtgctatttattttatatatgtgccATTTCTATTTATTTGACCCTTGATGTAACTATATGATTTTCTAAGaataagaatttattttttacaatgcactgccattcaaaagtttggaatcagtaaatgaaaaaaaaaagaagtttcttAGGCTCGTCAAGGCTTTATCTATTTGATGATAAATACTGGAATATTattggaatttaaaataaaagttttatatttttaaatattttaaaatataattaattcctatgaataaaagctgaattttcagtgtcacatgattaaataaatatattgtaaatattcaaatattaggccccgtccacacggagacgcgtttctgtgaataggcacaaattttttatcggataggcgtttcgtccacacggatccggcgttttcgcaaggtgaaaccgctatctTTTgaaaaccgggtcccagagtggataaatttgaaaatgccGTCTTTgcattttcgtctggacggctaatccgtatattttctgaaacgatgacgtcatcagcccacgtctcccctctagtcagacacctctacgtcccgtaacagcaacaaaaacatgaacaaacactgaacgattgtctttttattaactaacattaacactgattaataaatgtattgttccatgttcgtttttgtaccacgcgcaaggtttatgagcatagtccaagtcttcttctctgttattagtgtatctctgtgtcagaattacagcgccacatactggtctggcatgtatactacatcattatgcggtttcgtgtggacgcggatatttcttgagacgaggaaaaaaaaagatcggattggggtaagctccgtctccatgtggacggggccttagaaATTGCAATAGCctaatagttcacaatattactgttttttttattctttaattttaatctaattaaaacagccttgatgagcataagtgaCTCCATTAAAAAACAAGGTCAATTATTTATTAGTTTCATAATGTAGGCCTAACATAATCTAATATAATATCAAAACAAACTGAAGCATTTAAACTGTGATctgcaatttaaatattttcaaagaaaaaaagcttGAACATGAATTCTTCTATAGCTATCTAAACATCCCTATGAAGTGTAGTTTGCACAACACACCGCATTTACATGATTAGAGCTATTTCATCCACACGGCCCACTGAACTACCCTATTCGGTTTCTGGAGCACATCATTCTCTTTCTATAGAACCTGTAAACCGCATTCACCGGTTCTTACCCTATAGTGACATCAACTTTATAGCAGTTAACCCGAACATTGCAATTCTTCTGTTTTTACTAAAAATACTATGAAATAGCTTTCGCAACTCATTTTTGCATGTGCGTGGCACATATTTCTTCTGCGGCTTAGAGGGAACATTGATTAAACCCCTCCTCAGCACCCCCAACAAAAAATCCTGGAGTCACCACTGTTATGTGCAGAagtcagcattcaaatgaagtttatcatgGAGAAATGTTACATGTAGTGCATAATATTAAATAGGcctacaagaaaacatttttatgcctcctacagtcttgtaagtccattaactgatcgTCTTTTCCccctttaatatttgtatattattattattagactattattattggttatatttgtttgtaatattttttttgcttCATTTCAATCTCTTTACTTAACGttttgaatacttttgtaaataatagcctactGTAAAAACTTGATTTGAATGCTGACTATCGCACATAATAAAGTCCAGTAGCGAAGGCATATggtattttctataataaaaaattaatttcatgattcaaaataaaatattaatgaataaatctctgataatcccggcttgctatggtcacgcaggtcgTCATCATACGATgttcccacaagttaatatgatGTTTCCTCGAATTAAAATCTTACCCTCTCACAGGCAccgtagtgtgtgtatatatatatcagctttCCACTTCCCTCTCTTACCTCAGGTCACCATGCAGTTCCTGGGCCGTATATTGGACACGGTGAGCTCCGTGTCGACTCTGTTCTCCAACCCATACCGTGTGAGGGATGTGCAGCTGTCGGATTATAATGGCAAAGTGCTACTGAAACAGGAAGGCAGGCTGGTCTTGTACAGGAACCAACACAGCCATTCATGGGACTGTCTGCTTCTCTGCCCCGAATCTTCATCTGTGGCTCTGAGGTGAGACTCTTTTAGTTAAGACGCACAATACAGCGCAACCCATCTTCAGTCAATAAATTGGATTCCTGCAAAAGTCTCAACGGTCCTGTGATTTCATCATAATTGTGCACTCCCATATTACTTAATGGGAaattccaccccaaaatgaaaattttatcagTAATCACTTACCCCCCTGTCGTAACAactcgttcatcttcagaacacaattgaagatattttggatgaaaaaccaggaggcttgagaCTGCCCCATAGActgttacactgtcaaggtccatgaAGGTATGAAAGATGTTGTCAGaaaagtccatctgccatcaatagttcaaccgtaacgttatgatcaatgaaacatttcattttggggtggagtatctctttaaCATTATGTCAAATAGGTTTGCTTTCCCATCAGCACATGCCTGTATCCAGCAGTGGGAAGCCTTTACCACAGAGAACCATTGTGGATCCACACTCTTGTTAAATCACGCCACCACCCTGAATATGGCTTTTCATTTTCATGAACTTCATCAGCTCATCATAACTGAGTTTCCTGAATTTTGGATGTGCTCTCTTTGTGCTCAGGATGTTCCAGGTTGCTTCAGAGGAAGACGCCATGAATTGGTTCCCTCAGTATGCCCTCAAACTCCGCCCATTTTATGAGATGCTCCGCCCACCGCTGAAACCTGAAATGTTCCAGCCGATCGTAGACTGTGTGCGGAATCACCCCGACTGGAGCTCGGCTCACATCGCTGTGGATACTGGACTGAGAGACTGTCTCAAACACAATTACGTTTTGAGGTGAGATAGAAAAGGACTAAGTTCAAAGGACACGTAAACACTAAATCTGTGAAGTTTCCACAttctatttttaattatattaaatttatgatttaaaatattatatataaatagtttacAAAAACCAAACTATTTTCAAACTAACCTAAAAACAATTATTCTGATTCtaaactttaaagggttagttcacccaaaaatctaaattatgtcattaataactcaccctcatgtcgttccaaacccgtgagacctccgttcatcttcagaacacagtttaagatattttagatttggtccgagagctctcagtccctccattgaagctgtgtgtacggtctactgtccatgtccagaaaagtaagaaaacatcatcaaagtagtccatgtgacatcagtgatatccagtgatatccagttcgcgaacgaatcattcgatgtaaccggatcttcttcaaCCAGTTCACTGAaacgaactgaatcattttaaactgttcacgtctccaataagcattaatccacaaatgacttaagctgttgacttttttaatgtggctgacactctctctgagttcaaacaaaccaatatcccggagtaattcatttactcaaacagtacactgactgaactgatgtgaagagagaactgaagatgaacaccgagccgagacagataacgaacgaacagttgactcgttctcgagtcaagaactgtttctgtcagacccgtccgattcgagaaccgaggagagagatgcgaaccatttcaaacgattcagttcgatttaaagaactggttcaagaagatccggttacatcgaatgattcgttcgcgaaccggatatcactaaactgcagttaACTCTCTcttaacagacacggaagagaagacaatgctgaataaagccgTAGTTCTTgctgtttttggaccaaaatgtattttcgatgcttcaacaaattctaactgaccctctgatgtcacataaactactttgatgatgtttttcttacctttctggacctgGACAGCATGGACAGCAGAGGTTGACCGATTTATCAGTTTTGCCGATTCATCGGTaccgatagttgattgctggaacaatcggTTATTGGCAAAAATCCATGCCGATAGTTTTCCGCGTTTTTTCCCTTGCTGGAGCTGCTGAGAAGGCTCTGTTTTCTCTGTTTAGACACGTGATGCTGCATGCTGAACGGAGAGGGACACTTCAGAAAATACTGACGCGCCTCAGAGTGCCATTCACatagtttaaaattaaattacattatattcgtCGTTGTTACTGTACATAATGAATTATATATTGAGCATTTCCAtggctctaataaagtctgtatgcttcatttatagagctataaTATAGATCGCTCTTTACTTTTGCAccgttttttaaacactgaacttcaaacttatctttggctcattgttcattcttgaagtcAACTTGTGTCCatttggtgaataaataaactgttttagacCACTGCTCGAGTTAAACGCGACGCATCCTGAGTGTGTGTGATACAAATAAGTTCTTCTAGACTCTGCGCTGCTCTTTTATATTGATTAGATGATCACTTGTGTGTTCAATAATAGAAGCAGTTCTAGTTTGAGAGTATACATTGTGCCGGTATAATTGTAGGgctctatgatttccgcgatgcagaaaacgccaCCGGAATCGTGGAATCCATTCATATAAATGGAATTCACAGTTTAGCGCGTGTGACGCTTGCGGTGATTTCAGTGTCTGCCGTCTCACTAAATGAAGATgaaaacacatgaagaacatctccagaactgctctgagagtcacttcatgagcatctgaacgtttcatttgagaaaaagcatcatatcacatgcacagaattgtagaggtattcatttattttgaacaaaatttaagtctattgttcagtagaatgtacatagtttactactactactactactaaaatgaaacgagctttatttttaaggaataatcacacaacatttcttccatgttttaattttaatagtaatcaccttgtttgccaaaaaaaagtttgtttaactttaagtaattaaaaacaaataaaatgcatgtttcatgccttgatttgataacaataaaaatgtaaatacacacagaattttTGAGGGGGGAAAAATCATTATGCttctttaagaaaaaagaaataaagttgtTTTCTGCATtcaaaataattagacatgctaaaacagaatttggtaacaataaaaaaatatggtgagaaacaaaacatttcatactttcattttattaaacttatttgaaaatgtgtaagtttcatgattttatttaattagacttAATTTATGatgaataaactttaatttaactgtTAAAAAAGGAGTGGAGTAAAATTAAGATGGAAAAAactgaatccagaaaaattaaataacagaatttggaaatgaaaaaaggaaaaaaattaaacagatttcatagggccctattacagtgtggtaatttcaacatttactatgactgttattattataattattactaccactttttattgtaaataatatttttttttttccagtatccattttaaaaactttcGGTTAATTAATCGGTgttggccagtgtggtccaacctagttatcggtatcggcaaaatcaaatatcggtcgacctctaatcgacagtataccatacacacagcttcaatggagggactgagagctctcggactaaatctaaaatatcttaaactgtgttccgaagatgaacggaggtctcacgggtttggaacgacatgagggtgagttattaatgacatcactgtgatttttgggtgaactaaccctttaaatcaaGTACAAAATCTAAAACATTGTTTGTGGCCCCTTGCAGTCAGATGAACGCCCGTGACGCCCAGGGTCAGACCCCGCTGCACCTTGCGTGCGAGAGAGGAGATGTGGGCTGCGTGCGTGAGCTCCTGGAAGAGTGTCAGGCTCGCACGGACATCAAGGACAAGAACGGAGAGACGCCCATGCACTGCGCTGCTAAACAAGACTCTGCTGGTGTtatagaggtcagaggtcaactaAGGGCTTACATGCTATCTGCAGAATGCCAAATTCGAGTGTCTATGATTGTATTTTTTGGTTTTGTCGCTCGTAGGTTTTGTGTGCACAGATGTGCGTGGGTGTGAATGAGCTGAACGCTGCTGGGGAAACCCCAATGCACATTGCATGCCGTCTCGGGAAGGTCGAGGCGGTCAAAGGCCTGCTGGGTGGCGGAGCCCGCTGTGACGTCATGGGAAGCAATGGCTATCCAGTTCACACCACCATGAAGTTTAGTGCGAAAAGGTGCAGAACAAGAATCTTGtctttgcttttttaaatgataattgaCATGCAGGCTTCTTACTCAGTCTCACTCCTCCTAGTTGTGCCGAAGTAATTTTAAACACCAACCCAAATCAACTTCTCGCGGAGGATCCGATTTATGGAGGAACACCTCTTCACTGGGCCAAGACTGCCGAGGTCAGAAACACTTCCCTTTGCTGTTTGTGCTTGAGGAATTCTGAGTGTTAGATGCATGACTTTCCCCGGTTTTCTCTCTCTAGATGAGCCGTGTGCTGCTGGATCGAGGATGTAATATCAACTACCTGAGCAAGACAGGAGAGAGTCCGTTACACATCCTGACCAAGAGGGGGCGCTTTGAGGCCGCAATGACACTGCTGACCCATGGAGCCGACCCCAACATTAAGGGTCAGGATGGAAACACAGCACTGCACCTCGCCATGAAGGTATGAGAGAGTATTTCATAAAGCCTGTCAAGAACATTTATGGCTCATATTTCACCTCAATCTAGATGTACAAATATAAAACTTTTatattctgtgtgtttgtgtaaaatcaATTCTGCCTGttatttatgcaatttttattaaataatttttgtattacaatatattttttttttattattaatatgtatctgtgtattaatttatgaaagtttgtatttattgcatgatgactaaaaataaaacacgGTTATTAAAAATTCAGAAATCtcaaatgtaaaattgtataattgcattatgtttttttttgtcatgagaATACTGGTACAGTGTTATTTTCATATaagaaatgtaattatattaatttaattataatgctttttatattttctgttttcatttaagttttagttgcattttaatctttgtttttttgtgctaTATTTCTATTTCAACTTTAATTTAGTACTTCCAAATGAATACTTTAATAAGTACTTAATCTTAAACCAGTTATAGTATTAGACatcatctaatattaatatttaattttagctttatttcaatgaaaGAAATTGCAGTAGTTATATTTATCGGAAACTACTCTGGGTACAAAACTAAGTCAAATTTAATTTTTGCAAACAAATAAAACCACTTTTGTGGAACAGTGTGACACTCCTTAAAGGATAAAAATGAGATTTTAGGACAACTGTCATCACACTCTAGTTGACTGaatatatagatttttgaaaGTTAACATAAATTGTTGGTATAGagcacttttttcagtttttttttcttgtatgctGTAACCTCTGGACTCTCAGTTGGACCACATGGACCTGATCAAAGCTCTCATGGTGTTTGGAGCAGATGTGGAAGTTCACAATGACTTGGGAGAGACACCGGGACTCATCGCAGCCCGTACCAGCAAGGGTGAGAGAGATGTGAGATTAGACACCCAGTCGAAGGCTAGCAGAACAGTCACCAGTGTATTCAAGCTCTTCAGTCACTGAGCTTTTTGTTTAAGTGTGCTGCATGACATCTTTTGAGGGGTTTGCATGCAAGCATAACATAATTTGTGTTGttattatcatttgtttatttattttaagtaatatatttttgttaaatttttttaaaattttttttattcattacaattttaaattaaatattgttaattatgtttctgtgaaaaatacatttatgaataaattgatttactttattttaaatatatacatttatttatttaaaaaatatgtatgtattattttttttattattattatacacaaaaAGTGTTAGACTCGCCTGGAAAAAAATGGCAGAAGCTGTCTGATAGTTCCTGATGTTTCGACTGGTTGTAGAAATTCTTGTGATTGCATGTAACAGCCTGCGTGTCGTGATAGTTTTTGACTACAAGAATGAAATGTCATGCTCTTTTGTTTTGTCATTCATGCATTCAGTTAACACATACTCTTTCTTTCTTCCGTGTGTGTGTGACGGCATGTGTGTGTCTAATCCTGCGCTTCTGCTGAAGGTCCCAACCGTAAGGTGCTCTTGAACATGCTGTGTAGTGTAGGGGCCGAGCGGTGCAACCCCCCCTCCCACAACAGCCCTGTCCTGAGTGTCGTCAAAGCTCCGCCTCCTGGCATAGGTAAAGCCCCCGCCCCCGAACTTTCTGCTTTCCCGCCAGTATCTTTCACCTCTGTCCTTCAGTCGTCTTCTGTActttttatgttgtgttttaaGAAGTGTTCAGAAGAACATGTGTGACTTTGTTCCAAAACCTGGTTAGCTACTGCCTACTTAGGCTGTTGAGTGGCCGATTTGGAATGTTTTACATTGGCAGCAGCTCTTGTGTTATGCAAATGGGGTTCCTCACATAAAGAGCACTCGACTCAcgatttgattttaataatgttctggtgttagcatgttgctaagctaacaacaggACACTCtaagtgtaaaaatgtaaaatgcaggTATAAAAAAAGCGTAAAATGCAGATATATTCAGTAAAATAAGTATATTTTggcacaattttcttttttttttatagcttccTTTGGTCATAAAAACCAGATTTGCATACCTAGATGCCCCGTTTGACTCATTCAGATTTGTCAGTAGCAGCTGCCATCTTGGAAAGGTCAACATTTTGGGTTGAACTCAAACAATCACTCACCAGTCTAC from Carassius gibelio isolate Cgi1373 ecotype wild population from Czech Republic chromosome A22, carGib1.2-hapl.c, whole genome shotgun sequence encodes the following:
- the LOC127943243 gene encoding 85/88 kDa calcium-independent phospholipase A2 isoform X2, giving the protein MQFLGRILDTVSSVSTLFSNPYRVRDVQLSDYNGKVLLKQEGRLVLYRNQHSHSWDCLLLCPESSSVALRMFQVASEEDAMNWFPQYALKLRPFYEMLRPPLKPEMFQPIVDCVRNHPDWSSAHIAVDTGLRDCLKHNYVLSQMNARDAQGQTPLHLACERGDVGCVRELLEECQARTDIKDKNGETPMHCAAKQDSAGVIEVLCAQMCVGVNELNAAGETPMHIACRLGKVEAVKGLLGGGARCDVMGSNGYPVHTTMKFSAKSCAEVILNTNPNQLLAEDPIYGGTPLHWAKTAEMSRVLLDRGCNINYLSKTGESPLHILTKRGRFEAAMTLLTHGADPNIKGQDGNTALHLAMKLDHMDLIKALMVFGADVEVHNDLGETPGLIAARTSKGPNRKVLLNMLCSVGAERCNPPSHNSPVLSVVKAPPPGIGFDDIMHVAVAVTAMSRGFAEVDGLQTGSKKMDRLLCLDGGGIKGLVLIQMLIALEKEAGRPIRELFDWVSGTSTGGILALAIIHGKSMEYLRCLYFRMKEQVFKGSRPYESGPLEEFLKNEFGENTKMADVTHPRVMVTSVLADRHPGELHLFRNYDPPALQRDPPYTSTATFQPLTVPKEQLVWRAARSSGAAPTYFRPMGRFLDGGLLANNPTLDAMTEIHQYNKALKAQGRESEVCRLGAVVSLGTGKPPQVAVNSVDVFRPSNPLELAKTFFGVKELGKMLVDCCTDSDGCAVDRARAWCEMADINYHRLSPQLSQEVMLDEVSDAVLVDMLWETQMYLYEHRDVIQTLCQHLLQL
- the LOC127943243 gene encoding 85/88 kDa calcium-independent phospholipase A2 isoform X1: MQFLGRILDTVSSVSTLFSNPYRVRDVQLSDYNGKVLLKQEGRLVLYRNQHSHSWDCLLLCPESSSVALRMFQVASEEDAMNWFPQYALKLRPFYEMLRPPLKPEMFQPIVDCVRNHPDWSSAHIAVDTGLRDCLKHNYVLSQMNARDAQGQTPLHLACERGDVGCVRELLEECQARTDIKDKNGETPMHCAAKQDSAGVIEVLCAQMCVGVNELNAAGETPMHIACRLGKVEAVKGLLGGGARCDVMGSNGYPVHTTMKFSAKSCAEVILNTNPNQLLAEDPIYGGTPLHWAKTAEMSRVLLDRGCNINYLSKTGESPLHILTKRGRFEAAMTLLTHGADPNIKGQDGNTALHLAMKLDHMDLIKALMVFGADVEVHNDLGETPGLIAARTSKGPNRKVLLNMLCSVGAERCNPPSHNSPVLSVVKAPPPGIGFDDIMHVAVAVTAMSRGFAEVDGLQTGSKKMDRLLCLDGGGIKGLVLIQMLIALEKEAGRPIRELFDWVSGTSTGGILALAIIHGKSMEYLRCLYFRMKEQVFKGSRPYESGPLEEFLKNEFGENTKMADVTHPRVMVTSVLADRHPGELHLFRNYDPPALQRDPPYTSTATFQPLTVPKGWEDEDLLVLGYTRPPRKRRKVTDEEQLVWRAARSSGAAPTYFRPMGRFLDGGLLANNPTLDAMTEIHQYNKALKAQGRESEVCRLGAVVSLGTGKPPQVAVNSVDVFRPSNPLELAKTFFGVKELGKMLVDCCTDSDGCAVDRARAWCEMADINYHRLSPQLSQEVMLDEVSDAVLVDMLWETQMYLYEHRDVIQTLCQHLLQL